A single Diachasmimorpha longicaudata isolate KC_UGA_2023 chromosome 10, iyDiaLong2, whole genome shotgun sequence DNA region contains:
- the LOC135166668 gene encoding uncharacterized protein LOC135166668 isoform X1: MNGNQAEKRLGILYSLSAIFSTMSLVCILIAWQHWSRTLNGCVGIDVDCGCILYGVNSFSTFMGGDVKICHFGVYGLVPAIFMGVILGFYHGYRSCITRSLDEPKVTRGISYYNNRSDNEGGVVVIAPKGRSPCKQWMTPTFLAALIGCLSLAHAVVVTDGYYKTCEQYTKQTLQMLGSRGREAEVIHNRLGCGSIFDFMDYLQPDTNNWRRGDEINTGLALQLAISSSWFNFFIWGLIMCINLVMARQVHRILGDKLWCC; this comes from the exons ATGAATGGAAATCAGGCAGAAAAACGCCTGGGGATTCTCTACTCGTTATCAGCGATATTCTCAACAATGTCCCTGGTATGCATCTTAATTGCCTGGCAACACTGGTCTCGCACCCTGAACGGATGCGTCGGGATCGACGTTGATTGTGGTTGTATTTTGTACGGTGTTAACTCGTTTAGCACCTTTATGGGTGGTGACGTCAAGATCTGCCACTTTGGCGTGTACGGACTCGTCCCAGCAATTTTTATGGGCGTTATTCTTGGATTCTACCATGGGTACAGATCGTGCATCACGCGGAGTCTTGATGAGCCAAAAGTTACGAGAGGAATTAGCTATTACAATAacag GAGTGATAATGAAGGTGGTGTGGTTGTAATAGCTCCCAAGGGTAGATCGCCCTGTAAACAATGGATGACGCCTACTTTCTTAGCTGCATTGATCGGTTGTCTGTCGTTGGCACATGCTGTCGTTGTCACTGACGGATATTACAAGACTTGTGAGCAATATACGAAACAGACACTTCAAATGTTGGGATCCAGGGGGAGAGAAGCTGAG GTGATACATAACCGCCTAGGATGTGGGTCAATCTTTGATTTTATGGATTACCTTCAACCGGACACTAACAATTGGAGGCGAGGTGACGAGATCAACACGGGTTTAGCACTTCAACTCGCAATCTCATCATCTTGGttcaatttcttcatttgGGGACTTATTATGTGCATCAACTTGGTAATGGCCAGGCAGGTGCATCGCATTTTGGGAGATAAACTCTGGTGCTGTTGA
- the LOC135166665 gene encoding uncharacterized protein LOC135166665 isoform X1: protein MCPKPSKNKAKGKEVMKNKQNGINNSENSKVVARKKSKGNIKHDKRMMKKKAKSATEAPDDSKFKKPPGVEMCQTSDRSSTEETIEPGENDGRGNDLDISNQVESAFVQSIIGKTGLKVGRDKEDVLRPVKLNLTEEELQEECLDGFKRVKKGKIAKGGINKTSEGFGFEAYKYIIEGKPDRGTEFLTRALALDSSDIRHYFNRSYSQLCSGNYEEALRDIQFVMTHTDDTINLSRLKCRQGQIFMRMEEFEKAEQCFKECLNLFPNNKVVRCELFRSKIGKFQNMGFSETDIINLLYDIPYSTFHEAIEFLTDLAKTRNIEDSPENSISISDADIYESDSEENPSYARLFMEMANFSSFAKDDLPYREPNENKNTSSTSDSKVVRRGQSEYQSSEIAQHITPSPAIRELRVINASGAKKAVLKTPPKINVNNRAVWVGSLTSAITESALKRAFSCYGRVASVYRTPDSTCAFVNFENAASAKLALDAQSLNVNGQLLPIRLNRRAK, encoded by the exons ATGTGTCCTAAACCATCGAAAAACAAAGCCAAGGGAAAAGAAGTGATGAAGAATAAGCAGAATGGTATTAATAACAGTGAAAATAGCAAGGTCGTCgccaggaaaaagtccaaggGTAATATAAAACACGATAAGAGGATGATGAAGAAGAAAGCTAAGTCTGCAACGGAAGCGCCGGATGAtagtaaatttaaaaaacctcCTGGCGTTGAGATGTGTCAAACAAGTGACAGGAGCTCCACCGAGGAGACTATTGAACCTGGCGAGAATGATGGTCGTGGTAATGATCTTGATATATCCAACCAAGTAGAGTCAGCTTTTGTACAATCAATTATCGGGAAAACTGGGCTGAAGGTCGGTCGAGATAAAGAAGATGTTTTGAGACCTGTTAAATTGAACTTAACGGAGGAAGAACTCCAGGAGGAGTGTTTAGATGGCTTCAAACGTGTTAAAAAG gggaaaattgcCAAAGgaggaataaataaaacatcCGAGGGTTTTGGTTTCGAGGCGTACAAATATATTATAGAAGGGAAGCCTGATAGAGGAACCGAGTTCTTAACTAGAGCACTTGCGTTAGATTCCTCTGATATTCGACATTATTTCAATAGAAGTTACTCACAATTATGCAGTGGAAATTACGAAGA AGCTCTCAGAGATATACAATTTGTAATGACTCATACTGATGATACTATAAACTTATCAAGGCTGAAATGTAGACAAGGTCAAATATTTATGCGAATGGAG GAGTTCGAGAAGGCTGAGCAGTGCTTCAAAGAATGCCTGAACCTATTCCCCAATAATAAAGTAGTCCGTTGTGAGCTTTTCCGTTCGAAAATAggtaaatttcaaaatatggGTTTCTCAGAAACCGACATAATCAACCTTCTCTATGACATTCCTTATTCCACTTTCCACGAGGCTATCGAATTCCTTACTGATCTAGCAAAGACCAGGAACATCGAAGACTCTCCTGAAAATTCCATCTCCATTTCGGATGCTGACATATATGAATCAGACAGTGAAGAAAATCCCTCCTATGCACGATTATTCATGGAGATGgcaaatttttcttctttcgctAAGGATGACCTGCCGTATAGAGagcctaatgaaaataaaaatacttcatCTACTTCTGATAGTAAAGTAGTTCGTAGAGGACAGTCAGAATATCAATCTTCCGAAATAGCTCAACACATAACTCCATCACCTGCGATTAGAGAGTTGAGAGTTATAAATGCCTCCGGTGCGAAGAAAGCTGTTCTCAAGACTCCACCTAAGATCAATGTGAATAATAGAGCTGTATGGGTTGGATCACTAACCAGTGCCATCACTGAATCTGCTCTTAAACGCGCATTCTCCTGTTATGGACGTGTTGCTAGTGTCTACCGAACTCCAGACAGTACTTGTGcatttgttaattttgaaaatgcaGCGTCAGCTAAACTCGCCCTTGATGCTCAATCACTTAACGTCAATGGGCAGCTTTTACCCATCAGGCTCAACCGAAGGGCGAAGTAA
- the LOC135166665 gene encoding uncharacterized protein LOC135166665 isoform X3, with amino-acid sequence MCPKPSKNKAKGKEVMKNKQNGINNSENSKVVARKKSKGNIKHDKRMMKKKAKSATEAPDDSKFKKPPGVEMCQTSDRSSTEETIEPGENDGRGNDLDISNQVESAFVQSIIGKTGLKVGRDKEDVLRPVKLNLTEEELQEECLDGFKRVKKGKIAKGGINKTSEGFGFEAYKYIIEGKPDRGTEFLTRALALDSSDIRHYFNRSYSQLCSGNYEEALRDIQFVMTHTDDTINLSRLKCRQGQIFMRMEEFEKAEQCFKECLNLFPNNKVVRCELFRSKIGYRIPY; translated from the exons ATGTGTCCTAAACCATCGAAAAACAAAGCCAAGGGAAAAGAAGTGATGAAGAATAAGCAGAATGGTATTAATAACAGTGAAAATAGCAAGGTCGTCgccaggaaaaagtccaaggGTAATATAAAACACGATAAGAGGATGATGAAGAAGAAAGCTAAGTCTGCAACGGAAGCGCCGGATGAtagtaaatttaaaaaacctcCTGGCGTTGAGATGTGTCAAACAAGTGACAGGAGCTCCACCGAGGAGACTATTGAACCTGGCGAGAATGATGGTCGTGGTAATGATCTTGATATATCCAACCAAGTAGAGTCAGCTTTTGTACAATCAATTATCGGGAAAACTGGGCTGAAGGTCGGTCGAGATAAAGAAGATGTTTTGAGACCTGTTAAATTGAACTTAACGGAGGAAGAACTCCAGGAGGAGTGTTTAGATGGCTTCAAACGTGTTAAAAAG gggaaaattgcCAAAGgaggaataaataaaacatcCGAGGGTTTTGGTTTCGAGGCGTACAAATATATTATAGAAGGGAAGCCTGATAGAGGAACCGAGTTCTTAACTAGAGCACTTGCGTTAGATTCCTCTGATATTCGACATTATTTCAATAGAAGTTACTCACAATTATGCAGTGGAAATTACGAAGA AGCTCTCAGAGATATACAATTTGTAATGACTCATACTGATGATACTATAAACTTATCAAGGCTGAAATGTAGACAAGGTCAAATATTTATGCGAATGGAG GAGTTCGAGAAGGCTGAGCAGTGCTTCAAAGAATGCCTGAACCTATTCCCCAATAATAAAGTAGTCCGTTGTGAGCTTTTCCGTTCGAAAATAg GCTATCGAATTCCTTACTGA
- the LOC135166665 gene encoding uncharacterized protein LOC135166665 isoform X2: protein MCPKPSKNKAKGKEVMKNKQNGINNSENSKVVARKKSKGNIKHDKRMMKKKAKSATEAPDDSKFKKPPGVEMCQTSDRSSTEETIEPGENDGRGNDLDISNQVESAFVQSIIGKTGLKVGRDKEDVLRPVKLNLTEEELQEECLDGFKRVKKGKIAKGGINKTSEGFGFEAYKYIIEGKPDRGTEFLTRALALDSSDIRHYFNRSYSQLCSGNYEEALRDIQFVMTHTDDTINLSRLKCRQGQIFMRMEEFEKAEQCFKECLNLFPNNKVVRCELFRSKIAKTRNIEDSPENSISISDADIYESDSEENPSYARLFMEMANFSSFAKDDLPYREPNENKNTSSTSDSKVVRRGQSEYQSSEIAQHITPSPAIRELRVINASGAKKAVLKTPPKINVNNRAVWVGSLTSAITESALKRAFSCYGRVASVYRTPDSTCAFVNFENAASAKLALDAQSLNVNGQLLPIRLNRRAK from the exons ATGTGTCCTAAACCATCGAAAAACAAAGCCAAGGGAAAAGAAGTGATGAAGAATAAGCAGAATGGTATTAATAACAGTGAAAATAGCAAGGTCGTCgccaggaaaaagtccaaggGTAATATAAAACACGATAAGAGGATGATGAAGAAGAAAGCTAAGTCTGCAACGGAAGCGCCGGATGAtagtaaatttaaaaaacctcCTGGCGTTGAGATGTGTCAAACAAGTGACAGGAGCTCCACCGAGGAGACTATTGAACCTGGCGAGAATGATGGTCGTGGTAATGATCTTGATATATCCAACCAAGTAGAGTCAGCTTTTGTACAATCAATTATCGGGAAAACTGGGCTGAAGGTCGGTCGAGATAAAGAAGATGTTTTGAGACCTGTTAAATTGAACTTAACGGAGGAAGAACTCCAGGAGGAGTGTTTAGATGGCTTCAAACGTGTTAAAAAG gggaaaattgcCAAAGgaggaataaataaaacatcCGAGGGTTTTGGTTTCGAGGCGTACAAATATATTATAGAAGGGAAGCCTGATAGAGGAACCGAGTTCTTAACTAGAGCACTTGCGTTAGATTCCTCTGATATTCGACATTATTTCAATAGAAGTTACTCACAATTATGCAGTGGAAATTACGAAGA AGCTCTCAGAGATATACAATTTGTAATGACTCATACTGATGATACTATAAACTTATCAAGGCTGAAATGTAGACAAGGTCAAATATTTATGCGAATGGAG GAGTTCGAGAAGGCTGAGCAGTGCTTCAAAGAATGCCTGAACCTATTCCCCAATAATAAAGTAGTCCGTTGTGAGCTTTTCCGTTCGAAAATAg CAAAGACCAGGAACATCGAAGACTCTCCTGAAAATTCCATCTCCATTTCGGATGCTGACATATATGAATCAGACAGTGAAGAAAATCCCTCCTATGCACGATTATTCATGGAGATGgcaaatttttcttctttcgctAAGGATGACCTGCCGTATAGAGagcctaatgaaaataaaaatacttcatCTACTTCTGATAGTAAAGTAGTTCGTAGAGGACAGTCAGAATATCAATCTTCCGAAATAGCTCAACACATAACTCCATCACCTGCGATTAGAGAGTTGAGAGTTATAAATGCCTCCGGTGCGAAGAAAGCTGTTCTCAAGACTCCACCTAAGATCAATGTGAATAATAGAGCTGTATGGGTTGGATCACTAACCAGTGCCATCACTGAATCTGCTCTTAAACGCGCATTCTCCTGTTATGGACGTGTTGCTAGTGTCTACCGAACTCCAGACAGTACTTGTGcatttgttaattttgaaaatgcaGCGTCAGCTAAACTCGCCCTTGATGCTCAATCACTTAACGTCAATGGGCAGCTTTTACCCATCAGGCTCAACCGAAGGGCGAAGTAA
- the LOC135166668 gene encoding mitochondrial import inner membrane translocase subunit Tim23-like isoform X3, protein MIDLRGDNINKDGPVSRKSNDDLNIPVTSQQGLTPLSPYLNFDPSYLPNSQPEFIFPEGAVKQRGRFELAFSQIGAACILGAGFGGATGFYRGLKATTLAGQTGKLRRTQLINHVMKNGASVANTLGVVTVMYSGFGVLLQWVRGTDDFVNTLTAATATGILFKSTSGARRCAIGGGVGLGLAALYCLWNSRETLTELRHHSMNPA, encoded by the exons ATGATAGATTTGAGGGGTGATAATATCAACAAAGATGGTCCGGTGTCAAGAAAAAGCAATGACGATCTCAATATCCCAG TAACTTCTCAACAAGGATTGACTCCTCTCAGTCCGTACCTGAACTTTGATCCGTCATATCTACCTAATAGTCAACCGGAGTTCATTTTTCCTGAGGGAGCTGTCAAACAAAGAGGGAGATTTGAGCTGGCATTCAGTCAAATTGGAGCTGCGTGTATACTTGGTGCTGGATTCGGTGGGGCAACTGGTTTTTACAGAGGACTCAAGGCCACAACACTGGCTGGACAAACTGGAAAACTTAGGAGAACTCA aTTAATAAATCATGTGATGAAAAATGGTGCATCAGTGGCAAATACTTTGGGAGTTGTAACTGTCATGTATAGTGGATTTGGAGTCCTTCTTCAATGGGTTAGAGGAACAGACGATTTCGTTAACactctcactgctgctactGCTACCGGAATACTGTTCAAATCAACAT CTGGAGCTCGAAGGTGTGCGATTGGTGGTGGTGTTGGATTAGGACTAGCTGCGCTATACTGCCTGTGGAACAGTCGTGAAACCCTAACTGAGTTGAGGCATCATAGCATGAATCCAGCGTAA
- the LOC135166668 gene encoding mitochondrial import inner membrane translocase subunit Tim23-like isoform X2, which produces MIDLRGDNINKDGPVSRKSNDDLNIPVTSQQGLTPLSPYLNFDPSYLPNSQPEFIFPEGAVKQRGRFELAFSQIGAACILGAGFGGATGFYRGLKATTLAGQTGKLRRTQLINHVMKNGASVANTLGVVTVMYSGFGVLLQWVRGTDDFVNTLTAATATGILFKSTSGARRCAIGGGVGLGLAALYCLWNSRETLTELRHHSMNPASK; this is translated from the exons ATGATAGATTTGAGGGGTGATAATATCAACAAAGATGGTCCGGTGTCAAGAAAAAGCAATGACGATCTCAATATCCCAG TAACTTCTCAACAAGGATTGACTCCTCTCAGTCCGTACCTGAACTTTGATCCGTCATATCTACCTAATAGTCAACCGGAGTTCATTTTTCCTGAGGGAGCTGTCAAACAAAGAGGGAGATTTGAGCTGGCATTCAGTCAAATTGGAGCTGCGTGTATACTTGGTGCTGGATTCGGTGGGGCAACTGGTTTTTACAGAGGACTCAAGGCCACAACACTGGCTGGACAAACTGGAAAACTTAGGAGAACTCA aTTAATAAATCATGTGATGAAAAATGGTGCATCAGTGGCAAATACTTTGGGAGTTGTAACTGTCATGTATAGTGGATTTGGAGTCCTTCTTCAATGGGTTAGAGGAACAGACGATTTCGTTAACactctcactgctgctactGCTACCGGAATACTGTTCAAATCAACAT CTGGAGCTCGAAGGTGTGCGATTGGTGGTGGTGTTGGATTAGGACTAGCTGCGCTATACTGCCTGTGGAACAGTCGTGAAACCCTAACTGAGTTGAGGCATCATAGCATGAATCCAGC ATCCAAGTGA